The following proteins come from a genomic window of Streptomyces sp. NBC_01716:
- a CDS encoding helix-turn-helix domain-containing protein, whose translation MRQRRLGTELRRLREQVDLSVTKAATLLGSSQPQISSVETGRFAVSADRVRSMARSYTCSDDALVEALAEMTGGRTRGWWDEYREMLPPDSLDLAELEHHATTMRTASVIHLPGLLQTRAHAHAVISDDVPALTPPEVEHRVSYRIKRQAVLYRESPAPLTAIIHEAALRMGFGGQETARAQLHHLLDMSEREHITVLVIPFGAGTFPSSGQNIHYMGGTVPALDTVQLDTDHGAGFLDAQPQLAKYRTVLDRMESCSLTSAESRDLIRRVAGDT comes from the coding sequence ATGCGTCAGCGGCGTCTCGGCACCGAACTGCGCAGGCTGCGTGAACAGGTGGACCTGTCCGTTACGAAGGCCGCCACGCTCCTCGGTTCCTCCCAGCCACAGATCAGCAGCGTCGAAACCGGCCGCTTCGCGGTAAGCGCGGACCGGGTGCGGTCCATGGCCCGGAGCTACACATGCTCGGATGACGCTCTGGTCGAGGCGCTTGCGGAGATGACCGGCGGACGGACGCGCGGCTGGTGGGACGAGTACCGGGAGATGCTGCCTCCGGACTCACTTGATCTGGCAGAGCTGGAGCACCACGCCACCACCATGCGCACGGCATCGGTGATCCATCTGCCGGGACTACTTCAGACCCGGGCGCACGCCCACGCCGTTATCAGCGACGACGTCCCCGCGCTCACCCCACCCGAGGTCGAGCATCGCGTCTCCTACCGGATCAAGCGGCAGGCGGTGCTGTACAGAGAGAGTCCGGCACCGCTGACGGCGATCATCCACGAGGCGGCCCTGCGTATGGGTTTCGGCGGACAGGAGACGGCCCGTGCGCAGCTGCACCATCTCCTCGACATGAGCGAGCGGGAACACATCACCGTTCTGGTGATCCCGTTCGGCGCCGGCACGTTTCCCAGTTCCGGCCAGAACATCCACTACATGGGCGGAACGGTCCCGGCTCTGGACACGGTTCAGCTCGACACGGATCACGGTGCCGGTTTCCTCGATGCCCAGCCACAGTTGGCGAAATACCGGACGGTTCTCGACCGTATGGAGAGCTGTAGCCTCACATCAGCGGAGTCGCGGGATCTGATCCGCCGAGTCGCAGGAGACACCTGA
- a CDS encoding DUF397 domain-containing protein, with protein MSALQWQKSSFSANANSCVHIAAADDGSIKLHESDDPDVIVTTTPEKLRAFILGVKAGEFDHFADTGADTTTP; from the coding sequence GTGTCCGCCCTCCAGTGGCAGAAGTCCTCGTTCAGCGCCAACGCCAACAGTTGCGTCCACATCGCCGCAGCCGACGACGGCTCCATCAAGCTCCACGAGAGCGACGACCCCGACGTCATCGTCACCACCACCCCCGAAAAGCTCCGCGCCTTCATCCTCGGCGTCAAGGCGGGCGAGTTCGACCACTTCGCGGACACGGGCGCCGACACCACAACGCCGTAG